The region CCCCCCGCCTATCTGGGGTCAGCGAGGACATTCTTCAGCCGGGGATGGTGATCACCGTCGAACCCGGGGTGTATTTTGAAGGGGAGTTTGGGATCCGAATCGAAGATGACATCCTGGTCACCGAAGACGGAAATGAAGTCCTCAGCGGATTTCCAAAGGGACTCGATGATTGTCATCTGATCCTGTAAAACCTCCGCCAATCACACGATCTTCACCTGACGAGACAGGCATGAGTAAAGGCAAGCAATCCAGCGGCGAGAGCGTTTTTGAACTCGACCGCATCCGGGATATTGTCAAGTTGATGGAAGAACACGACTTGACCGAAGTGGATCTCCAACAAGGAGACGACCGAATTAAGTTGGGCCGTGGCACTGCGATTCCGGTCGCACCGGCGGCGGTTCCGATGGCGGCACCGGCGGCCCCCGTGGCCCCGGCCGGTGGCGCGGCGGCACCGGCGGGCGGTGGCGATGACGGAACCATCACCATCAATTCCCCGATGGTCGGGACGTACTACGCCAAACCGAACCCCGAGGCGGAACCGTTCGTCCAAGTCGGTCAGAACATCAATGCCGACACGATTGTCTGCATCATCGAAGCGATGAAGGTGTTCAACGAAATCCCGGCCGAATGCAGCGGGCGCGTCGTCGAGATCCTGGTTTCCGACCAAGAAGCCGTCGATTTCAACAAGCCCTTGATTCGCATCCAACCGAATAACTAATTCACCGTGTTTCAAAAAGTATTAGTCGCCAACCGCGGCGAAATCGCGGTCCGAGTGATCCGCGCCCTGCGAGAGATGGGAATCGGTTCGGTCGCCGTTTACAGCACCGCCGACAAAGATTCCATGCATGTCCAGTTGGCCGACGAAGCCTACTGCGTGGGCGAAGCGAAGAGCGCCGAAAGCTACCTGAAGATCGACCAGATCATCGCGGCTGCCGAGGTTTCCGGGGCCGACGCGATCCATCCCGGCTATGGCTTCCTCTCCGAGAACGCACACTTCAACGAAGTTTGCCGGGAAAGCGGCTTCGAATTCATCGGCCCTAGCCCGGACGCGATGGAAAAGTTGGGCGACAAAAACACCGCCCGCTCGATGGCGATCGCCAATGATGTCCCCGTTGTCCCCGGCAGCGATGGCCTGATCGAGGACGACAGTAAGGCGATCGAAACGGCAAACAAGATCGGATTTCCCGTGCTGATCAAGGCAACCGCCGGTGGTGGTGGCAAAGGCATGCGGGTCGCCGAAGATGCCGATTCGCTGGAAAAAGCGCTCACCCAAGCCCGCACCGAAGCGCAGGCCGCGTTCGGCAACGGCGGCGTTTACTTAGAACGCTTCATCACCTCGCCGCGACACGTCGAAGTTCAGGTGATCGCCGACCAACACGGTAACGTCTGCCACCTCTTCGAACGCGACTGCAGCGTCCAACGCCGCCACCAAAAGCTGATCGAAGAGGCGCCCAGCCCCAACCTGCCGGTCGAAAAACGCAACGCCATTTGCGAAGCCGCCGTGCGGATGATCCGCGGAGCCAACTATAGCAACGCCGGAACGGTTGAATTCATCGTCGACCAAAACGACGATTTCTACTTCATCGAAGTCAACGCGCGGATCCAAGTCGAACACCCCGTGACAGAAATGATCACCGGAGTTGACTTGATCAAAGAGCAAATCCGTGTCGCCGCCGGTGAAAAGCTTTCGTTCGCACAAGACGAGATCACCGTCACCGGTCATGCGATCGAATGCCGGATCAACGCCGAAAACCCCGACAAGAATTTCATGCCCAATCCGGGCATGATCAACAAGTTCTATGCTCCCGGTGGATTGGGCGTTCGCTTTGATTCGCACGTCTACGGTGGCTATTGCGTGCCGCCCCACTATGACTCGATGATCGGAAAACTGATCGTCCATCGCCCGACGCGTGAAGAAGCGATCGCGACGATGCGACGAGCCCTGGCAGAAATTCAAACCGAGGGGATTTCCACCACCGCTCCGTTCCACGATGTCGTGCTGCAGCACCCGCTGTTTGTCGAAGGAAAGCACGACACCAAGTTCGTCGAACGCGAACTGATGGGCAACTGAGTTGACTGATTCGGCGTTGATCGGTTGGCTGATCGGGTTAGCGGTGGTTCCGCCGCTGATCATCAGTCTGATCAGCTTGTACCCGGTCCGCCGATTCGCAAGTCAGCTCGGATTGATCGCCAACCCGGGCGGTCACAGTACCCACACGAACGTCACACCGCTGGGCGGTGGAATCGGGATATGGCTGGGGATCATCCTCCCGATGATTGGCGGCACCCTGATCGTTTGCGGTATCGATCTCGGCTTCCATCAATCGCTGGGACTGCCGGATTCGGTCACCGTCTTTTTCTCCGGCATCCGCTCGCGACTGGGCCAGCTTTGGTGCCTACTCGGTGCCGGCACCGTGCTGTTCGCTTTAGGGATCTGGGACGATCGACGTGGTGCCCCGGTTGGATTGCGTCTCTTGATCGAGTTTGGCGTCGCCGCGTTTGTGGTCTACGTCATGGGCTTTGGCTTGACCGCGTTTATTGGGGCTCCGGCGCTAACGAATTTGTTGTCGGTGATCTGGATCGTCGCGGTGATCAATTCGTTCAATATGCTTGACAACATGGACGGGTTGTCCGGTGGTGTCGCCGCGATCATCGCCGCGTCGATGGCCGCGGTGATGCTGACCACGCCGGGCAGCGGTGGTAGCTTACCGCAACTATTCGTCGCCGGTTTACTGCTGTGCGTTTGCGGTTCGCTGCTGGGGTTTCTTTGGCATAACCGACCGCCGGCAAAGCTGTTCATGGGTGATGGCGGAAGCTATTTGGTGGGATTTCTGATCGCGGTATCGATGTTGATGGCAACCTTCGCATCCGAACCACGCCCCCATGCGGTGCTCGCGCCGATCTGCGCGATGCTGATCCCGATGTATGACATGGGAACGGTGTTGTGGATTCGAATTCGTGAAGGCCGCAGTGTCTTCAAAGGTGACCGCAGCCACTTCTCACATCGCCTGGTCGCCTTGGGGCTCTCGCGAACGCAGGCGGTGCTGACGATTCATCTCGTGACGGCGACGTGCGGCTTGGCTTCGCTACTGCTGGTACACGTCACGGTGCTGCAAGCGATCGCGGTCTTGGGCATCGTCGGATGCATGTTGTTACTTGTCGTCATTTTGGAATCGACCGGATGGCGAAAGCAAAGCGGCGAGTAAATGAATCACGCAGTTCGGCGACCGACGCTTTCGCCGAGCCAGCTCGAAGACCAACGTCGCCGAATGAATCGGTGCCGAACTGGGCCGTCTGGTGTCGGTCGCTTGCCGTCGCCGGATTCGGTGGTCTGCTTGCTTTCGTCGCGTTCGATCCCGCCGATAGCGTCGAAATCGAACGCGGGGAAGGACTCTGGTTTTCGACCTTTGCGATCGCTGTTTGGACGCTGACATTGGTTTCCGAACCCTGGCAAGCGTCGCGACGATCCGCCGAGTCAAGCGATCGTTCCGGATTCATCGATCGTTGCTTTGGTGATGTGACGATCGATACCGCGGCCTGGCTGCTGGCGATTTGGATGATGATGGCGGCACTGGCGATGTGCCCGCCGGGTAACTTGCGGTCGGCGACAAATGAAGCATGGTTTTGGGTCGCTGCCGCAGCGACACTGACCGCCGCGCGGCGACTGCTTGTCGAGCGATCCTGTCGCATGATGGCGTTTGCTTTGCTGATTGCGATGACATTCGCGATGGCACTCGATGCCTGCTATGAATTGGCGGTGGAGTTACCTCGAATGCGAGCGGAATACTTGGCTGATCCGGACGAGATGCTCCGGCAGGCCGGCATTGACGCGCCGCGGCAATCGGCGGCGCGCATGGTGTTTGCCAATCGATTGCTCGATGGTGGGCCAACCTCGACGTACCTGCTCGCCAATTCACTTGCCGCGGTACTTTCACTGCCAATCTTGGCGGGCGTCTTAGCAGTCATTCATTGGCGGCGCAAACGAGCGTCGCTGGGTACGGCCGGGCTTGGTTTGATTGCTATCTCGGTCGGAGGCCTTGCGCTCGTTGGAACCCAAAGCCGCAGCGGCTTGCTGGCGTGCATCCTAGCAGCGGTCTATTTAACATTTCGGATGAACGGCAGTGACGACGCGATCGCCGCGGACACCACGGAGGACTCTGCCCCAACGTCTTTGGGACCTTCAAGGCCCGCGTGGTGGCAACGATCCTTGGTGCCGTCGATCGTCGGTGTGATCGCGGTCGCGTTTGGCTTTGTGTCGGTAGGTCTGCTTTCGGATGCCGAATGGATCGATGCGGCCCCCTCGTCACTGCTATTCCGGCTTCAGTACTGGAAATCCACTTTGGCGATGCTGGCCGACCATCCTTGGTTCGGTGCCGGACCAGGTACATTCCAAGCGATGTACCTGCAGTACCGGCTTCCCCAAGCTAACGAAACGATCGCGGACCCTCATAACTTTGTTTTCGAAACCCTAGCCGCAGGTGGCATCGTCGCCGGTGCGTTGTTGCTGACGCTGGCAATCCTGCTCGTTCGCGCTTACCGCCGATCGCAACCCGACACCACTAGACGACAGCCGGCCTTGCCCGATTCAAGTAGCACGCCGTTCGCGGATCACCAGTTGGCGATGAAGATGGCGATCGGAGCGGTGGTTTCATCGGGTGTGATTTGTTTGTTATCGATCGCGGCTGGCAACCTACCGAAACTCGGTCAAATTCTTCTGGTGATGCCCGGGGCGATTGCCGCTGGAACGCTGGCATGGAAATCGCGATCGCGACTGACGGCACTCATACCTTGGGCGGGGGCGGTGCTGATCGCGATGCTCCTCCATCTCTGTGTTTCGGGCGGCTGGACGGTCCCGGGTGTGGCGGTGGTGATCTGGATTGCGGTCGCCATCTTGGTACCGCACGAAAGTGGTGCCTTGGGAAATACCGGTGCGTCGCGGCACGGCCGATCGCGCCGCAATGCCTCGCTTTGGATGCTTTCGCTGGGGCTGATTTTGCTACTGACTATCCGAACGACCTCACTGGTTCCGGTGACCTCTGCCGGTACGGCGATGTCGCGGGCCGAGTATGCCGCCCAATCGGGCTTGGCTGCCAAGGCGATCATAGACATCGAATCGGCTGTCGCACACGATCCTTGGGGAACGGCGCCGGCGATTTGGCACAGCGATCTGCTGAAAACCAAGCTGATCAACGAAGGCGACACCGTCCGCCATCGTAGCGAATGGGAATCCGCCGCCGATGAGGTCCTGCGCAGGTGTGGAATCGACCCGATCGCCCGTCGTTCCGTGGCCGAACAATACCTGCACGTTTACCAGTGTTTCGGGAAAGCGGCTGACCTTGAGCGAGCCGACCAGATGCTGATGGATCTGTGCCGTGACAACCCCACCGATGTGTCATTGGTCGCCCAGGCCGCCTTGGTGGCACACCAGCAAGGCCGTGGCGCCGAAGCGAAACGATTGGCCCAGCAAGCGAGGGGGCTTTCAACGCTCGGTGAAAATGTCGTCCGGCTGCTTGGGCTGCAGTTTGCGTACGTTGTTCGGCCCATCGGCCCTGCCGCCGTCAACGCCCCCGTTCAGGAACGGATTAAAGTGCAATTTAGCCGAATCCCTGGCTGGCCCAGCGAACCATAGGGCTGGGATTCCCGTAGCACCGGGCACGTTCTGGTCTCGGAACGATTTCCCCCATTGGCATTTTGCCACTTCATTCGCGCAGACTCATTTGACTCGCACAGACTACGCACAGGACAGAAATCCCGTGAAATACTTCTGGCTCATCCTATTGCTATCCGTCGTGATCGGTGCATCGATCGGTTGGACCACGAATTTTGTTCAGTACGGACGCCGCGATGCGTATTTTGGCGAAATTGACTTCACCGGTCATGTCACCGCCGACAACGTGATGGAACATCTCAAACAGTTCCACAGTGACAGTTCTGCGGTAGCCGAAGTCGACGGCGAAGCCACTCATGACTTCGGCGCGATGCCACCCAACACCAAGGGGAAGCACACATTTGTCATCAAAAACACCGGCAGCGAACCGTTGACTTTGGAACTCGGTGCGACGACTTGTAAATGCACGCTCGGGTCACTCGAAGACAGCTCTGTCGCACCCGGTGAAACGACTTCCGTGGAGATGGAGTGGACTGTCGCATCGGATAAAACCACCTTCGAACAGTCCGCCGAATTGCGAACCAACGATCCCAGCAACCCCGCAATTCGATTGGTGGTGATGGGGCGGATCATCCGAGACATCGAACTGGAACCCGAGTTGATTTCTTTTGGCGAAGTCACCGTCGGGGAACCGCTCGAAATGTCGACTAAGTTCTACAACTACCTGGATGATGACATCGAACTGATCGAAGGCGAATTCAGCAGCGAATCAATGACCGAACTAGCCGAGGTCACATTCGAGGAATTCGAGTTGTCCGAAGCCGACGGCACGCACCAGCACGCTAACCAAGGTTTTAACGTCGTCGCCAAAGTCAAACCGGGACTTCGCCAAGGGCCGATGGCCACGCGTTTGATCATGGTGTTCAAGAAGCTTAACGAAGCCGGTGAACCGGTCGGCGACAAGCTTTACGGAAGCGCCGAAGTTGCTGGCAAAATCGTCGGCCCCTTATCGATGCTCGAAAATACGCACCTCAAAACCACCGACAAGGGTGGATACTACTGGAACCTCGGCCGACTTGGCCCTGACGATAAAAAAGAGTTTAAGGCCCTTCTGGCGCTTAAGGGTAGCGAGAAGGACGGAACAAGCCTTACGATTGGCGAGACTTACCCAAAGGGCGTCGTCAGCGCAGAACTCGGAAAGCCCATCGGACGTGGGAAGACACGACTTTTTCCGATCACACTGAAACTGACGGCAGGCGAAGAGACGGTCGACTTGTTGGGCAAGAACAAGGAGGACTTTGGTTGGGTATGGATCGAATCCGATAATCCCAAGGTCGGCCGCATGCGTGTCGCGGTCAAAGTCATGATCGAACCCTAAATTTTGATTCGGCAGCACCGCTGCGGGGCATCCTCGGATCGAGTTAGTGCTCCGCCTGGACCAAATGCGCGGGTTCGGCTCATCAGCCGGCGTTCGGCTCATCAGCCGACGGGCGTTAGCCCCGGTTGTTGCACCGAATCCGTGGCTAACGCCATGCGGCTAAACCTAACTTCAAAGGTTGACGAAGCACTAGTGAAACAGCCCATGCAACCGTTTTCAGCTGCGTTTCGATCTCGAATTTTATCCGGCCCCTCCGCCAGGAGCCCCCGTATGCCGTCAAGACTCGGGGTTTCGGCGATGCTTATCGCCGCCGGCTTAGGCAGTCTTGCCGGCTGTAACGACGGCCCAACCCCGGGCGAATCGCGAACGGCCAAATCGATCGATCGCCAATTGGCCCCTGTCGCCGAAACAGACGCGGCGTTCAAACACATCGATGATCAACCTTCGCTCGACTTTCGCGCCTCCTGGATCAAAGACGAACTGAAGCGGGCCGCCCGCGAAGAAGCGGTGATCACACGTTACGCGAAGTTCAGCGATGACGTTGAAGCCGATGCAATGACGCCGCCTTCGAATCCTCAGTTCGGCCCCGCCACACGCTTGGTTCAGGCCCCTCTTGCCAAGCCTGCCAGTTCACCGCCGCTCTCTTCGGATGATCCTTCGGCCAGTCCGAGCCTCTCTGATACCGGGCCGATCGAAGTCGTGCCGACGCCTCAGCCACGCCCCGAGATGAAAGGCGAATTGATCCCCACCCCACAGGGCCTGCCTGAATCTTTCGATGGTGCTGAAGAAACACCACCGATGGCTCGCATTGCTGCCGATGTCGCCGATTCGAAAGCCGAAGCGCCAAGTAAGGACCTGACAGCTCCAGCCCTGATTGACCCGACGACCGAGGCTGGCATGGTCGCCGATGATGGCCCCGAAGACTACAACACTTGGCCAGCCCCAGATGTTTTGCTGTTCTTTACCGGTAACCAGCACGGCTATATCGAACCGTGTGGCTGCACCGGACTTGAGAATCAAAAAGGCGGCGTCGCACGACGTTATACCTTTATGGAGCAGCTTCGCAAAAAAGGCTGGGATCTGATTCCGGTCGACGCCGGAAACCAAATTCGCCGGATCGTCCCCCAAGCGGCGATCAAGTTCGAACGATCGACGACGGCACTCAAGGAAATGAAGTACCAGGCGGTCGGTTACGGTCCGTCCGATTTGCGGATCGGTGCGGGTGATTTGATCGCGATGGCGTACTCCGACGAACAGATGTTCGTCTCCGGCAACGTCACGATCTTCGAACCGGAATTGCTTCCGACCTATAAGGTGATTCGGCGCGGCGAGTGGAAAATCGGCGTGACGTCGATTCTTGATCCCGACGCACTCGAAGCAGCGACCGGTTCAGACATCACCGTCTCGCCAATGAAAGAAGCCGCCCAAGCGGCCCTCAAATCGATGAACGGCGACGGGGCAGAGTTTCGTGTGCTGACTTTCTTCGGCGAAGAAGAAGCGGCGAAGAAATTGATGACCGACGTTCAAGGTTTTGACCTGATTGTCGTCTCCGGGGGCTATGGCGAACCGCTGTATCGTCCACAACCGATCGAAGGTTCCAAAACCAAATTGATCGTGACCGGCAACAAAGGCATGTATGCCGGCTTGGTTGGCCTCTATCAAAACCAGCCGATGAAGTACGCCCGCGTTGCTTTGACTCATGAGTTCGAAGACGCACCGGAAATGCGCAAACTGATGGCCGACTACCAAAAGCAACTTGAACAACTGGGCTTCAGCGGTCTCGGTATCACGCCGATGCCGCATCGTTCTGGCAACACGTTTGTC is a window of Roseiconus lacunae DNA encoding:
- a CDS encoding MraY family glycosyltransferase, whose translation is MTDSALIGWLIGLAVVPPLIISLISLYPVRRFASQLGLIANPGGHSTHTNVTPLGGGIGIWLGIILPMIGGTLIVCGIDLGFHQSLGLPDSVTVFFSGIRSRLGQLWCLLGAGTVLFALGIWDDRRGAPVGLRLLIEFGVAAFVVYVMGFGLTAFIGAPALTNLLSVIWIVAVINSFNMLDNMDGLSGGVAAIIAASMAAVMLTTPGSGGSLPQLFVAGLLLCVCGSLLGFLWHNRPPAKLFMGDGGSYLVGFLIAVSMLMATFASEPRPHAVLAPICAMLIPMYDMGTVLWIRIREGRSVFKGDRSHFSHRLVALGLSRTQAVLTIHLVTATCGLASLLLVHVTVLQAIAVLGIVGCMLLLVVILESTGWRKQSGE
- a CDS encoding O-antigen ligase family protein is translated as MPNWAVWCRSLAVAGFGGLLAFVAFDPADSVEIERGEGLWFSTFAIAVWTLTLVSEPWQASRRSAESSDRSGFIDRCFGDVTIDTAAWLLAIWMMMAALAMCPPGNLRSATNEAWFWVAAAATLTAARRLLVERSCRMMAFALLIAMTFAMALDACYELAVELPRMRAEYLADPDEMLRQAGIDAPRQSAARMVFANRLLDGGPTSTYLLANSLAAVLSLPILAGVLAVIHWRRKRASLGTAGLGLIAISVGGLALVGTQSRSGLLACILAAVYLTFRMNGSDDAIAADTTEDSAPTSLGPSRPAWWQRSLVPSIVGVIAVAFGFVSVGLLSDAEWIDAAPSSLLFRLQYWKSTLAMLADHPWFGAGPGTFQAMYLQYRLPQANETIADPHNFVFETLAAGGIVAGALLLTLAILLVRAYRRSQPDTTRRQPALPDSSSTPFADHQLAMKMAIGAVVSSGVICLLSIAAGNLPKLGQILLVMPGAIAAGTLAWKSRSRLTALIPWAGAVLIAMLLHLCVSGGWTVPGVAVVIWIAVAILVPHESGALGNTGASRHGRSRRNASLWMLSLGLILLLTIRTTSLVPVTSAGTAMSRAEYAAQSGLAAKAIIDIESAVAHDPWGTAPAIWHSDLLKTKLINEGDTVRHRSEWESAADEVLRRCGIDPIARRSVAEQYLHVYQCFGKAADLERADQMLMDLCRDNPTDVSLVAQAALVAHQQGRGAEAKRLAQQARGLSTLGENVVRLLGLQFAYVVRPIGPAAVNAPVQERIKVQFSRIPGWPSEP
- the accC gene encoding acetyl-CoA carboxylase biotin carboxylase subunit — encoded protein: MFQKVLVANRGEIAVRVIRALREMGIGSVAVYSTADKDSMHVQLADEAYCVGEAKSAESYLKIDQIIAAAEVSGADAIHPGYGFLSENAHFNEVCRESGFEFIGPSPDAMEKLGDKNTARSMAIANDVPVVPGSDGLIEDDSKAIETANKIGFPVLIKATAGGGGKGMRVAEDADSLEKALTQARTEAQAAFGNGGVYLERFITSPRHVEVQVIADQHGNVCHLFERDCSVQRRHQKLIEEAPSPNLPVEKRNAICEAAVRMIRGANYSNAGTVEFIVDQNDDFYFIEVNARIQVEHPVTEMITGVDLIKEQIRVAAGEKLSFAQDEITVTGHAIECRINAENPDKNFMPNPGMINKFYAPGGLGVRFDSHVYGGYCVPPHYDSMIGKLIVHRPTREEAIATMRRALAEIQTEGISTTAPFHDVVLQHPLFVEGKHDTKFVERELMGN
- a CDS encoding multiheme c-type cytochrome, whose product is MPSRLGVSAMLIAAGLGSLAGCNDGPTPGESRTAKSIDRQLAPVAETDAAFKHIDDQPSLDFRASWIKDELKRAAREEAVITRYAKFSDDVEADAMTPPSNPQFGPATRLVQAPLAKPASSPPLSSDDPSASPSLSDTGPIEVVPTPQPRPEMKGELIPTPQGLPESFDGAEETPPMARIAADVADSKAEAPSKDLTAPALIDPTTEAGMVADDGPEDYNTWPAPDVLLFFTGNQHGYIEPCGCTGLENQKGGVARRYTFMEQLRKKGWDLIPVDAGNQIRRIVPQAAIKFERSTTALKEMKYQAVGYGPSDLRIGAGDLIAMAYSDEQMFVSGNVTIFEPELLPTYKVIRRGEWKIGVTSILDPDALEAATGSDITVSPMKEAAQAALKSMNGDGAEFRVLTFFGEEEAAKKLMTDVQGFDLIVVSGGYGEPLYRPQPIEGSKTKLIVTGNKGMYAGLVGLYQNQPMKYARVALTHEFEDAPEMRKLMADYQKQLEQLGFSGLGITPMPHRSGNTFVGSEACKDCHENAYDIWEGSMHALATEHLVEPPAERGDVPRHFDPECLSCHVTGWNPQGYYPYKSGYMDLTSTAHLGGNGCENCHGPGSAHVAAESNKANTPEIESLRKKLRLQVQLPIEKAREHCMECHDLDNSPDFHDEGAFEDIYWPEIEHND
- the accB gene encoding acetyl-CoA carboxylase biotin carboxyl carrier protein yields the protein MSKGKQSSGESVFELDRIRDIVKLMEEHDLTEVDLQQGDDRIKLGRGTAIPVAPAAVPMAAPAAPVAPAGGAAAPAGGGDDGTITINSPMVGTYYAKPNPEAEPFVQVGQNINADTIVCIIEAMKVFNEIPAECSGRVVEILVSDQEAVDFNKPLIRIQPNN
- a CDS encoding DUF1573 domain-containing protein, translating into MKYFWLILLLSVVIGASIGWTTNFVQYGRRDAYFGEIDFTGHVTADNVMEHLKQFHSDSSAVAEVDGEATHDFGAMPPNTKGKHTFVIKNTGSEPLTLELGATTCKCTLGSLEDSSVAPGETTSVEMEWTVASDKTTFEQSAELRTNDPSNPAIRLVVMGRIIRDIELEPELISFGEVTVGEPLEMSTKFYNYLDDDIELIEGEFSSESMTELAEVTFEEFELSEADGTHQHANQGFNVVAKVKPGLRQGPMATRLIMVFKKLNEAGEPVGDKLYGSAEVAGKIVGPLSMLENTHLKTTDKGGYYWNLGRLGPDDKKEFKALLALKGSEKDGTSLTIGETYPKGVVSAELGKPIGRGKTRLFPITLKLTAGEETVDLLGKNKEDFGWVWIESDNPKVGRMRVAVKVMIEP